A genomic window from Pelagicoccus albus includes:
- the rpsC gene encoding 30S ribosomal protein S3 — translation MGQKTHPIGFRLAVNRNWQSRWFARKNDFADTLHEDYIIREKLMEKLKFASVPRIFIERASARVRVKIFTARPGIVIGRKGQEIEKIKDELAKATGKEILLDIQEVKKPELDATLVAENVALQLERRIAFRRAMKKAVQMAMSLGAKGIKIQVGGRLGGADIARTEVQRQGSVPLHTLREEIDYGTAEARTVYGIIGIKCWVFNKED, via the coding sequence ATGGGTCAAAAAACACATCCGATCGGATTTCGCCTCGCTGTAAATCGTAACTGGCAGTCACGCTGGTTCGCTCGCAAAAACGATTTTGCGGACACGCTTCACGAGGACTACATCATTCGCGAGAAGTTGATGGAAAAGCTCAAGTTCGCCAGCGTACCGCGCATCTTCATCGAGCGCGCTTCTGCCCGCGTCCGCGTCAAGATCTTCACCGCCCGTCCTGGTATCGTTATCGGTCGTAAGGGACAGGAAATCGAAAAGATCAAGGACGAGCTCGCCAAGGCAACTGGCAAGGAGATCCTTCTCGACATTCAAGAAGTCAAGAAGCCCGAGCTCGACGCTACTTTGGTAGCTGAGAACGTGGCCTTGCAGCTTGAGCGTCGTATCGCTTTCCGTCGCGCCATGAAGAAGGCTGTCCAGATGGCCATGTCTTTGGGCGCGAAGGGTATCAAGATTCAAGTTGGTGGTCGTCTCGGCGGCGCGGACATCGCTCGTACGGAAGTACAGCGTCAGGGTTCCGTGCCTCTCCACACGCTCCGTGAAGAAATCGATTATGGCACTGCCGAAGCGCGTACCGTTTACGGTATTATCGGTATCAAGTGCTGGGTATTCAACAAGGAAGACTAA
- the rplV gene encoding 50S ribosomal protein L22, with protein sequence MQVQARTKYARMSPKKVIEVARAIRGKNANDALELLKFIPRKSAFLLSKTLQSAIANAENNHDLSGDSLTVELATVEQGPALKRFKAAARGGVAKRKKRMSHIRIVLSDNA encoded by the coding sequence ATGCAAGTACAAGCACGCACAAAATACGCTCGGATGTCGCCTAAGAAGGTGATCGAGGTCGCTCGCGCCATCCGCGGAAAGAACGCCAACGACGCTCTCGAACTGCTCAAGTTCATCCCGAGAAAGTCGGCTTTCCTTCTTTCTAAGACACTTCAGTCCGCAATCGCTAACGCTGAAAACAACCACGACCTCTCCGGTGATTCACTCACCGTGGAGCTCGCTACCGTCGAACAAGGCCCCGCGCTCAAGCGCTTCAAGGCTGCTGCTCGTGGTGGGGTTGCCAAGCGCAAGAAGCGTATGTCTCACATCCGCATCGTACTGTCTGATAACGCCTAA
- the rpsS gene encoding 30S ribosomal protein S19: protein MARSIKKGFFVDPSLLKKVDAAQAANDRKPIQTWSRRSTITPEFVGLNINVHNGKAFIPVHVTENMVGHKLGEFSQTRTFKAHGGGKK, encoded by the coding sequence ATGGCTCGTTCCATAAAAAAAGGATTTTTCGTAGACCCCAGCCTTCTCAAGAAGGTGGACGCTGCCCAAGCCGCCAACGATCGCAAGCCGATCCAGACTTGGTCCCGCCGTTCAACCATCACTCCTGAGTTCGTTGGATTGAATATTAACGTACACAACGGCAAGGCGTTTATCCCTGTCCACGTGACCGAAAACATGGTTGGCCACAAGTTGGGCGAGTTCTCACAGACTCGTACTTTCAAGGCCCACGGTGGTGGTAAGAAGTAA
- the rplB gene encoding 50S ribosomal protein L2: MAIKSFNPVTPTQRFAAIQVKDVANKRPEKALTESKGKQAGRNCYGRITMRRRGGGHKQLYRIIDFKRNKFDIPAKVQAIEYDPNRSAYIALIAYADGEKRYIIAPAGVKTGDTVLSSQKMIAFDAGNAMPLEFIPPSTKLHAVELLPGKGAQIARAAGNAVELIGIDGDSAQIKMPSGEIRLVSKKCMATIGLVSNAEKKNVVVGKAGRSRWLGKRPRVRGVVMNPVDHPNGGGEAKSKGGGGRQMLVSPWGQLAKGFPTRRKSKESNSLILVRRNGRKMKNR, translated from the coding sequence ATGGCTATCAAAAGTTTTAATCCAGTTACTCCGACCCAGCGCTTTGCGGCGATCCAGGTTAAGGATGTAGCGAACAAGCGTCCTGAAAAGGCGCTTACCGAGTCAAAGGGCAAGCAAGCGGGTCGCAACTGCTACGGACGTATCACGATGCGTCGTCGCGGTGGCGGTCACAAGCAGCTTTACCGCATCATCGATTTCAAGCGTAACAAGTTTGATATCCCAGCTAAGGTACAGGCCATCGAGTACGATCCAAATCGTTCTGCTTACATCGCCTTGATCGCTTATGCAGATGGTGAAAAGCGCTACATCATCGCTCCAGCCGGAGTGAAGACAGGCGACACGGTTTTGTCCTCGCAAAAGATGATCGCTTTCGACGCAGGCAACGCGATGCCTCTCGAGTTCATTCCACCAAGCACCAAGTTGCACGCCGTCGAGTTGCTCCCAGGTAAGGGTGCGCAGATCGCTCGTGCAGCGGGCAATGCAGTCGAGTTGATCGGTATCGATGGAGATTCCGCTCAAATCAAGATGCCAAGTGGTGAAATCCGCCTCGTATCTAAGAAGTGCATGGCGACGATTGGTTTGGTCAGCAACGCCGAGAAGAAGAACGTAGTGGTAGGCAAGGCTGGTCGCAGCCGCTGGCTCGGCAAGCGTCCTCGTGTTCGTGGTGTTGTCATGAACCCGGTTGACCACCCCAATGGTGGTGGTGAAGCGAAGTCCAAGGGTGGTGGCGGACGCCAGATGCTGGTATCCCCTTGGGGTCAGTTGGCGAAGGGTTTCCCAACTCGTCGCAAGTCGAAGGAGAGCAACAGCCTCATCCTCGTCCGTCGCAACGGACGGAAAATGAAGAACAGATAA
- the rplW gene encoding 50S ribosomal protein L23 — translation MIQPDKIIKSVHLTEKSNIQSSEIGQYTFQVFKTATKDTIKAAVEKAFDVTVKRVNVINQIGKPSRNRKTGKTSSGSGLKKAIVTLKQGDVIDFTA, via the coding sequence ATGATTCAGCCAGATAAGATCATCAAATCCGTTCACCTAACCGAGAAGAGCAACATCCAATCTTCCGAGATTGGTCAGTACACCTTCCAGGTTTTCAAGACCGCAACCAAGGACACCATCAAGGCTGCTGTTGAAAAGGCATTCGACGTCACTGTTAAGCGCGTGAACGTGATCAACCAGATCGGCAAGCCAAGCCGCAACCGCAAGACCGGTAAGACCTCTAGTGGATCCGGTTTGAAAAAAGCGATCGTGACCCTCAAGCAGGGCGACGTGATCGACTTCACCGCCTAA
- the rplD gene encoding 50S ribosomal protein L4: MKLKLFKNDGSANGETEVDGLPVFEGDKGLQAVKEVVVAQAANARQGSANTKTRGEVRGGGKKPWRQKGTGRARAGSTRSPIWVGGGIVFGPRPRDYSKKVNKKVKTLAFSRALFDRISDESLVVVDALDIAPAKTKVAESIVRGIAPVGKVLVIDKEFSETAILSLRNLAGVDLEEAPLVSVTDLCQFKTIIVTRAGLEVLVERAKGGSK, translated from the coding sequence ATGAAACTTAAGCTTTTCAAAAACGACGGCAGCGCAAACGGCGAAACTGAAGTAGACGGACTTCCCGTCTTCGAAGGTGACAAGGGCCTGCAAGCTGTAAAAGAAGTAGTTGTAGCTCAGGCGGCCAACGCTCGCCAAGGCAGTGCAAACACCAAGACTCGCGGCGAAGTTCGCGGCGGTGGCAAGAAGCCATGGCGCCAGAAGGGCACCGGCCGCGCTCGTGCAGGTTCTACTCGCTCCCCAATTTGGGTTGGCGGTGGTATCGTCTTCGGACCACGTCCTCGCGACTACTCCAAGAAGGTTAACAAGAAGGTAAAGACCTTGGCATTCAGCCGCGCCTTGTTCGACCGCATCTCCGACGAGTCTCTCGTGGTGGTAGACGCTTTGGACATCGCTCCTGCCAAGACTAAGGTTGCCGAATCCATCGTCCGCGGCATCGCCCCCGTAGGAAAGGTGCTCGTTATCGACAAGGAATTCAGCGAAACCGCAATCTTGTCGCTGCGTAACCTCGCCGGTGTAGACCTCGAGGAAGCGCCACTCGTAAGCGTAACTGACCTCTGTCAGTTCAAAACAATCATCGTTACACGTGCAGGTCTCGAAGTTCTCGTCGAGCGTGCGAAAGGAGGCTCGAAATGA
- the rplC gene encoding 50S ribosomal protein L3 produces the protein MNYTLLGKKLGMTQVYGSDNQVVPVTVLQAGPCPVLQVKTVESDGYNAIQIGFETKKDKNASKAALGHAKKAGVAHAPRVIKEVRSSDAIDATAGDVLDVSKFEVGKKVDIIGNTKGKGFAGVMKRFNTKGGPASHGSMFHRRIGSIGLCQWPGHVFKNQKMPGHMGAKQRTIQNLEIVSIDAEKNLILVKGGIPGANGDTVMIRSSIKAKK, from the coding sequence ATGAACTATACGCTATTAGGCAAAAAGCTGGGAATGACCCAGGTTTATGGCAGCGACAACCAGGTTGTCCCTGTCACCGTACTGCAGGCAGGTCCTTGCCCAGTGCTACAAGTTAAGACGGTTGAGTCCGACGGATACAATGCGATCCAGATCGGTTTCGAAACCAAGAAGGACAAGAACGCAAGCAAGGCAGCTCTCGGGCATGCCAAGAAGGCTGGCGTTGCTCACGCTCCACGCGTGATCAAGGAAGTCCGCAGCAGCGACGCGATTGACGCGACTGCTGGCGACGTCCTCGATGTTTCCAAGTTCGAGGTCGGCAAGAAGGTCGACATCATCGGAAACACTAAAGGTAAGGGATTCGCGGGTGTTATGAAGCGATTCAACACCAAGGGCGGACCTGCTTCTCATGGTTCCATGTTCCACCGCCGCATCGGTTCGATCGGTCTTTGCCAATGGCCAGGACACGTTTTCAAGAACCAGAAGATGCCGGGTCACATGGGTGCGAAGCAACGCACTATTCAAAATCTCGAGATCGTCAGCATCGACGCCGAGAAGAACCTGATCTTGGTCAAGGGTGGCATCCCAGGCGCAAATGGCGACACTGTGATGATCCGTTCTTCGATCAAAGCCAAGAAATAG
- the rpsJ gene encoding 30S ribosomal protein S10: MTGQKIRIRLQGFDYRVIDQSASEIVDTAKRSGARVSGPVPLPTRIEKISVNRSPHVDKKSMEQFEIRTHKRLLDIIEPTAQTVDELKKLNLPSGVDISINV; this comes from the coding sequence ATGACAGGACAAAAAATCCGCATCAGACTTCAAGGTTTCGACTATCGAGTAATCGATCAGTCCGCGTCAGAAATCGTGGATACAGCTAAGCGTTCCGGAGCTCGTGTCTCTGGGCCTGTACCCCTTCCGACTCGTATCGAGAAGATATCCGTTAACCGCTCTCCGCACGTAGACAAAAAGTCTATGGAGCAGTTTGAGATCCGCACGCACAAGCGTTTGCTCGACATCATCGAGCCAACTGCCCAGACCGTGGACGAACTCAAGAAGCTAAACCTACCTTCCGGCGTAGATATCAGCATCAACGTCTAA
- the fusA gene encoding elongation factor G, with the protein MSVSLTAHSPRNGADRPVPMEWMRNIGIAAHIDAGKTTTTERILYYTGVVHKVGEVHDGNAVTDFMEQERERGITITSAAISCNWKAKYGPFENVNHLVNIIDTPGHVDFTAEVERSLRVLDGAVAVFCAVAGVQPQSETVWRQADKYKVPRIAFVNKMDRVGANFQATLEDMRAKLGANAHPLFLNIGSEENFKGLVDLVRNKAFLFDESDEMGVQTIDAEIPTELADEASALRESLIESVADFDDELAEAYLGGEEISVEQLILAIRKATIALKFVGVIPGSAFKNKGVQSVLDSVVNYLPSPLDLPATQGHAQDESIVEIEADDAAKSSALAFKLWSDPYVGKLVFVRVYSGSIKKGDMLFNPRTGKGERVSRILQMKADSREDLEIVRSGDICALVGIKNVATGDTLVPKGYDVSLIPPSFPEPVISMTIEPKTSADQDKLAAGLARLAEEDPTFVVSSNPETGQTIISGMGELHLEIIRDRLFREFKVSARSGEPQIAYRETITAKAKAEGKFIRQTGGKGQYGHAVIEIEPQEVGKGIEIVDETVGGSIPREFIKPTMDGIREATLNGVVASYPVIDLKVRLVDGSFHEVDSSETSFKMAGIFALKEAMKQASPVLLEPVMKVEVVTPNEFQGDVVGDLNRRRGQIQNLETKGDLGYIYATVPLKTMFGYATDVRSLSKGRASYTMEWSNYEVVAPKLLEEILNQGW; encoded by the coding sequence ATGTCAGTCTCCCTTACAGCTCATTCGCCACGAAACGGCGCCGACAGACCGGTGCCGATGGAGTGGATGCGCAATATAGGCATCGCCGCCCATATTGACGCGGGGAAGACTACGACTACAGAGCGCATTCTTTATTATACAGGTGTAGTTCACAAAGTAGGGGAAGTTCATGACGGAAACGCCGTCACGGACTTCATGGAGCAGGAGCGTGAGCGTGGTATTACCATCACCTCCGCTGCCATTTCCTGCAATTGGAAGGCAAAGTACGGACCTTTCGAAAACGTTAACCACTTGGTTAACATCATCGACACCCCCGGGCACGTCGATTTCACCGCCGAAGTAGAGCGGTCCCTTCGCGTTTTGGATGGAGCTGTCGCGGTTTTTTGCGCGGTAGCAGGCGTTCAGCCGCAATCCGAAACCGTCTGGCGCCAAGCCGACAAGTACAAGGTACCTCGCATTGCGTTCGTCAACAAGATGGACCGTGTGGGAGCTAACTTCCAAGCGACTTTGGAAGACATGCGGGCAAAGCTAGGCGCAAACGCCCATCCGCTTTTCCTGAACATCGGTTCCGAAGAAAACTTCAAAGGCTTGGTCGACCTCGTTCGCAACAAGGCCTTCTTGTTCGACGAATCCGATGAAATGGGAGTTCAGACCATTGACGCTGAAATTCCTACCGAGTTAGCAGATGAAGCTTCGGCGCTACGCGAGTCGCTTATCGAATCCGTTGCGGACTTTGACGATGAATTGGCTGAGGCTTATCTCGGAGGAGAAGAGATTTCCGTCGAGCAGCTGATTCTAGCGATCCGCAAGGCTACCATAGCTCTCAAATTCGTGGGTGTTATCCCAGGTTCAGCCTTCAAGAATAAGGGTGTGCAGAGTGTACTTGATTCGGTTGTGAATTACTTGCCAAGCCCGCTTGATTTGCCAGCCACTCAAGGCCACGCCCAAGACGAATCTATCGTCGAAATCGAGGCGGACGATGCAGCAAAATCCTCTGCCTTGGCTTTCAAGCTTTGGAGCGATCCTTACGTTGGTAAGCTCGTTTTCGTTCGGGTTTATTCTGGCTCGATCAAAAAGGGCGATATGTTGTTCAACCCTCGCACTGGCAAGGGTGAGCGAGTCAGCCGCATCCTTCAGATGAAGGCGGATAGTCGCGAAGATCTCGAGATTGTGCGTTCAGGCGACATCTGCGCTTTGGTTGGTATCAAGAATGTGGCGACAGGCGATACGCTCGTACCCAAGGGTTATGACGTTTCTCTGATTCCACCTAGTTTCCCAGAGCCAGTCATCTCCATGACGATCGAGCCAAAGACCTCCGCAGACCAAGATAAGCTGGCTGCAGGTTTGGCGCGTCTTGCCGAAGAGGATCCAACTTTTGTTGTCAGTTCCAACCCTGAAACTGGACAAACTATCATCTCCGGTATGGGCGAGTTGCACCTTGAAATTATTCGCGACCGTTTGTTCCGCGAGTTCAAGGTAAGCGCACGCTCGGGAGAACCACAAATCGCCTACCGCGAAACGATTACTGCCAAGGCGAAGGCTGAAGGTAAGTTTATTCGTCAGACCGGAGGTAAGGGGCAATACGGTCACGCGGTGATCGAGATCGAACCTCAGGAAGTGGGCAAGGGGATTGAGATCGTCGACGAAACTGTTGGTGGCTCTATACCTCGTGAGTTCATCAAGCCAACTATGGATGGTATCCGCGAGGCTACACTGAACGGTGTGGTAGCGAGCTATCCGGTGATCGACCTCAAGGTTCGCCTTGTTGATGGTTCTTTTCATGAAGTGGATTCCTCCGAAACCTCATTCAAGATGGCTGGTATCTTCGCTCTGAAAGAAGCGATGAAACAGGCCTCGCCAGTTTTGCTCGAACCGGTGATGAAGGTGGAGGTTGTTACTCCTAACGAATTTCAAGGCGATGTGGTCGGAGACCTAAATCGCCGCAGAGGCCAGATCCAAAATTTGGAGACAAAAGGAGATCTGGGTTACATATACGCGACCGTCCCTCTCAAAACCATGTTTGGTTATGCGACAGACGTTCGTTCACTCTCCAAGGGACGTGCCAGTTACACCATGGAGTGGTCAAACTACGAGGTTGTTGCGCCAAAGCTCCTCGAAGAGATTCTAAACCAAGGTTGGTAA
- the rpsG gene encoding 30S ribosomal protein S7, translated as MSRRRRATKRPAKPDARYGSVLVGRLVNTVMRDGKKTVAERIVYSAFEKVAEKLGKGDPIDLLLGALENARPRLEVKSRRVGGATYQVPVEISYDRQESLAFRWIVNSAASRRGLPMKDALAAEIVDAYNNTGTVVKKKEDTHKMAQSNRAFAHLRW; from the coding sequence ATGTCACGTCGCAGAAGAGCTACTAAAAGACCAGCTAAGCCAGACGCCCGCTACGGCAGCGTACTCGTAGGTCGCCTCGTTAACACCGTCATGCGTGACGGCAAAAAGACTGTCGCTGAGCGTATCGTCTACTCCGCATTCGAAAAGGTTGCCGAAAAGCTCGGTAAGGGTGATCCGATTGATCTCCTCCTCGGTGCTTTGGAAAACGCTCGTCCACGCCTCGAAGTTAAGAGCCGCCGCGTTGGTGGTGCAACTTATCAGGTACCAGTCGAGATCTCTTACGATCGTCAGGAGTCGCTCGCGTTCCGTTGGATCGTGAACAGTGCCGCTTCCCGTCGTGGTCTTCCTATGAAAGATGCTCTCGCTGCCGAGATCGTCGACGCTTACAACAACACGGGTACTGTTGTTAAGAAGAAGGAAGATACTCACAAGATGGCTCAGTCTAACCGAGCCTTTGCCCACCTCCGCTGGTAA
- the rpsL gene encoding 30S ribosomal protein S12: MPTINQLVRLGRKVIKAKSKSRALEANPFRRGVCVQVMTRTPKKPNSAIRKVAKVRLTNGYEVIAYIPDEGHNLQEHSIVLVRGGRVKDLPGVRYHIVRGTLDAQGVDKRRRSRSKYGVKRPKDKK, encoded by the coding sequence ATGCCTACAATTAACCAGTTAGTCCGATTGGGCCGCAAAGTGATCAAGGCGAAGTCCAAGTCACGTGCCCTCGAAGCAAACCCGTTCCGACGCGGTGTGTGCGTACAAGTTATGACGCGTACGCCTAAGAAGCCGAACTCCGCTATCCGTAAGGTAGCTAAGGTTCGTCTGACCAACGGTTACGAAGTGATCGCTTACATTCCTGACGAAGGTCACAACCTTCAGGAACACAGCATCGTTCTCGTGCGTGGTGGTCGTGTTAAGGACCTTCCAGGTGTTCGTTACCACATCGTCCGTGGCACTCTTGACGCCCAGGGTGTGGATAAGCGTCGCCGCAGCCGCTCCAAATACGGAGTTAAGCGTCCTAAGGATAAGAAGTAA